One window from the genome of Acidobacteriota bacterium encodes:
- a CDS encoding tetratricopeptide repeat protein, whose translation MAEASLAAASLLPDQQSLDEIHSVIETLQFESPNSEILPKAMIELANVYFQLDRLEEGRQLAHQSLEERERIFGTDSREYIRGLAILGVFLATSDGGGPIRPNLEDGYRYVREGARRARELFGTGDPTTVSNLIHYRSVLDEMGRHDEAKALDEQILPYLDNIDEGW comes from the coding sequence ATGGCAGAAGCGAGTCTCGCCGCGGCCTCACTCCTCCCGGACCAACAGAGCCTCGACGAAATCCACTCGGTGATCGAAACGCTGCAGTTCGAGTCCCCGAATAGCGAGATCCTTCCCAAGGCCATGATCGAGCTGGCGAACGTTTATTTCCAGCTTGACCGCCTGGAAGAAGGTCGACAGCTCGCTCACCAGTCCCTCGAAGAACGAGAGCGCATTTTCGGCACCGATAGCCGCGAGTACATCCGCGGTCTCGCGATCCTGGGGGTCTTTCTGGCGACCTCGGACGGCGGTGGGCCGATTCGCCCCAATCTCGAAGACGGCTATCGCTATGTCCGTGAAGGTGCCCGCCGCGCTCGAGAGCTCTTCGGGACGGGTGATCCTACGACGGTCAGTAATTTGATTCACTACAGATCGGTGCTCGACGAGATGGGCCGCCACGACGAGGCCAAGGCCCTCGACGAGCAGATCCTGCCCTACCTCGACAACATCGACGAAGGCTGGTAG
- a CDS encoding tetratricopeptide repeat protein, which yields MAKLPVVPSSGSPMRSSRRSRWRAGVLLAVHVIIALHITHWLIAGRTVTPVEPSEAMALGRDGVVNAGVIFFAAAILLTAVFGRFFCGWACHLVALQDGCLWLLRRLGIRPVPLRSRLLRWVPVLAFVYMFLWPAIYRWLAREPWPGLRTEWTTSDFWATFPGWLVALVTFLVCGFACVYFLGAKGFCTYACPYGAAFAAADRLAPLRIRVTDACSGCGHCTATCTSNVRVHQEVRDWGMVVDSGCMRCQDCISVCPNQALYYGSGPIPLLATPRVPNPEPRRYPLAAWEEALLAIAFALAFFSFRGLYGEVPFLLSLGWAGVLAVSSWLAVRLWVQPTVTFRRLALRRGGRLRPAGWSFVVVFGALLGLWFHSAVHRYHDVLGQRAYRATAELRRQVAIGEGELVLTAADRRDVAVGRFHLGRVRDWGLVPTRGNARRLAWLHRLAPADGALRRAATTALERGERPEEMHLLLAREARDRGALEAARRHYRGWIEAAPGRPTAYVELARLLAEAGDLAAAGEVLEAALGAAPGAAAVRYNLAVLRVMEGHLGEAIARFEETLELAPDHRAARENLAAALARVGRFDDSLGWLPEEPGDTAERWLQRAEILAAAGRWEEARRQARRALELAPGWSPAVGLMEQLDRRLDDTKAPSG from the coding sequence GTGGCCAAGCTCCCGGTGGTTCCGTCGTCCGGTTCGCCGATGCGGTCCTCGCGGCGCTCGCGCTGGCGGGCGGGGGTGCTCCTCGCGGTCCACGTGATCATCGCCCTGCACATCACCCACTGGTTGATCGCTGGCCGTACGGTGACGCCGGTGGAGCCCTCCGAGGCGATGGCCCTCGGGCGGGATGGAGTGGTCAACGCCGGCGTGATCTTCTTCGCGGCGGCCATTCTCCTGACCGCCGTCTTCGGTCGCTTCTTCTGCGGTTGGGCATGCCATCTGGTGGCCTTGCAGGACGGCTGCCTCTGGCTGCTGCGCCGCCTCGGTATCCGTCCGGTGCCGCTGCGCTCGCGTCTGCTGCGCTGGGTGCCGGTGTTGGCCTTCGTCTACATGTTTCTGTGGCCGGCAATTTACCGCTGGCTGGCGCGTGAGCCGTGGCCCGGGCTGCGCACCGAATGGACGACATCGGATTTTTGGGCGACCTTTCCGGGCTGGCTGGTCGCCCTCGTGACCTTCCTTGTCTGTGGCTTCGCCTGCGTCTATTTTCTCGGCGCCAAGGGCTTTTGTACCTATGCTTGTCCCTACGGAGCGGCCTTCGCCGCCGCCGACCGCCTGGCGCCGCTTCGCATCCGGGTGACCGACGCCTGCTCCGGGTGCGGTCACTGCACCGCCACCTGTACGTCCAACGTGCGAGTCCACCAGGAGGTGCGCGATTGGGGCATGGTGGTGGACTCCGGTTGCATGCGTTGCCAGGACTGCATCAGCGTCTGTCCCAACCAGGCCCTCTACTACGGCTCCGGACCGATTCCACTGTTGGCGACGCCGCGAGTGCCCAACCCAGAGCCGCGGCGCTATCCCTTGGCGGCCTGGGAGGAGGCCCTTTTGGCGATCGCTTTTGCCTTGGCGTTCTTCTCCTTTCGAGGCCTCTATGGCGAGGTGCCGTTCCTCCTGTCCCTCGGCTGGGCTGGAGTCTTGGCGGTCTCGAGCTGGCTGGCGGTGCGCCTATGGGTACAGCCGACCGTCACTTTCCGGCGCCTCGCCCTGCGCCGCGGCGGGCGCCTGCGGCCCGCCGGATGGAGCTTCGTCGTCGTCTTCGGCGCCCTGTTGGGGCTTTGGTTTCACAGTGCCGTTCATCGCTATCACGATGTCCTGGGACAGCGTGCCTACCGAGCCACGGCGGAGCTCCGTCGCCAGGTGGCGATCGGCGAGGGGGAGCTGGTGCTCACCGCGGCCGATCGCCGCGACGTCGCCGTCGGGCGGTTTCATCTCGGCCGGGTGCGCGACTGGGGGCTGGTGCCGACCCGCGGCAACGCCCGCCGTCTCGCCTGGCTGCATCGCCTCGCTCCGGCCGATGGCGCGCTGCGCCGCGCCGCGACCACTGCCCTCGAACGCGGCGAGCGGCCGGAGGAAATGCACCTGCTGCTGGCTCGCGAGGCGCGCGATCGCGGCGCTCTGGAAGCGGCTCGACGGCACTACCGAGGCTGGATCGAAGCCGCCCCCGGTCGCCCCACGGCCTATGTCGAGCTCGCTCGACTGTTGGCCGAGGCCGGCGACCTCGCCGCCGCCGGTGAAGTGCTCGAAGCCGCTCTGGGGGCGGCGCCCGGCGCCGCTGCGGTGCGCTACAATTTGGCCGTTCTGCGGGTCATGGAAGGTCATCTAGGGGAGGCCATCGCCCGGTTCGAGGAAACCCTCGAGTTGGCGCCGGATCACCGTGCCGCACGGGAAAACCTGGCGGCCGCGCTAGCCCGCGTTGGGCGTTTCGACGACAGCCTCGGTTGGCTGCCGGAAGAACCCGGCGACACGGCGGAGCGCTGGCTGCAGCGGGCGGAGATTCTGGCCGCCGCCGGGCGTTGGGAGGAGGCTCGTCGGCAGGCTCGCCGGGCTCTCGAGCTCGCTCCCGGTTGGTCCCCGGCGGTGGGGCTGATGGAGCAGCTCGATCGGCGCCTGGATGACACCAAGGCGCCGTCTGGCTAG